Proteins encoded by one window of Manihot esculenta cultivar AM560-2 chromosome 10, M.esculenta_v8, whole genome shotgun sequence:
- the LOC110624400 gene encoding uncharacterized protein LOC110624400, protein MENSRNQELGDDRPEQSSGDNFQDCSSVSRGADTSTVGSGAVSHGRSEIGLTERLANILVEDSDGDLLLQRSDREDRVLQWLQALDMQVMGACRADERLKPLLKLNASSGMAEDHLLAHLSQHFEPSEVGMLARCFCIPLVSIRVGKINKRGTLLCPTATRGNLNLTMLPTSDLRFSFIGDDGNTERLFTLSNKSQSPAVTVEEILADSSGRSLHIKIADGRDYYFWCSEKSKLLGIELVAKMKDILKSRPSIAELTGISKSRLDCFAVHLRSYLLGTRESVVCIPGSSSGTNHDLSDATSSISSKPLRSRHVGSQTLKANSSYQGSLSPRSSSFKDGPPRSFSSLKGAAAREKLKRRGDSHLSVVENLMIALPHDNDATTSNQSENEEQPVSKSYPMSASSFLESLGKLSISPSPISASHATFTSPPLVSPYYCWCPQGPTMQYPSVSPQLATSSIESPLLPPLSSLLSAARSSSLLTPTPSLSLADVPSMDFPALLPDPLIRLPIPGSQQIPTFTPLMCDPIVHIPVIDVCSSGQGYLVSAGPAMSSTIPPLHPKLVSPLIPETDSMVEKGARETLRLLISSSTQGNPQLMDVLPAMLASTDEKHGIHVTGSRGLYTGSSDVDASIETIGIGLGFVRHGDAKVLGSCDTVLEDGPSGLDGSCYDDNKTPKEGDI, encoded by the exons ATGGAGAACTCTAGAAATCAAGAATTGGGGGACGACCGACCGGAGCAATCCAGCGGCGACAATTTCCAGGATTGTTCATCCGTTTCTAGAGGTGCTGATACCTCCACGGTTGGATCTGGTGCCGTTTCGCATGGAAGGAGCGAGATTGGGTTAACAGAGCGCTTGGCGAATATTCTAGTGGAAGATAGTGATGGAGATCTGCTGCTTCAACGGAGCGATCGGGAGGATAGGGTTTTGCAGTGGTTACAGGCTTTGGATATGCAGGTCATGGGGGCTTGTAGAGCCGATGAGAGGTTAAAGCCGTTGTTGAAGCTGAATGCTTCTAGTGGGATGGCTGAAGATCACCTTTTGGCTCATTTGAGTCAG CATTTCGAGCCATCAGAAGTTGGCATGCTTGCTAGATGTTTCTGCATACCTCTGGTCTCAATTCGTGTTGGCAAGATTAACAAACGGGGGACCCTACTTTGTCCTACTGCCACAAG GGGAAATTTAAATCTTACAATGTTGCCAACATCTGATTTGCGTTTCTCATTCATTGGAGATGATGGTAATACAGAAAGACTATTCACCCTAAGCAATAAATCACAGAGTCCTGCTGTCACAGTTGAGGAGATCCTGGCAGACAGTTCTGGACGATCTTTGCATATAAAGATAGCAGATGGTAGAGATTATTACTTCTGGTGCTCAGAGAAGTCGAAACTCTTGGGTATTGAATTGGTTGCCAAG ATGAAAGATATACTCAAGAGCAGGCCATCCATAGCAGAATTAACTGGAATTAGCAAGTCACGACTTGATTGCTTTGCAGTTCACCTCCGCTCCTATCTTTTAGGAACTCGAGAAAGTGTAGTATGCATCCCTGGCTCTTCGTCAGGCACCAACCATGACCTCTCTGATGCAACATCTTCCATATCATCCAAGCCCCTGCGCTCTCGACATGTTGGCAGCCAGACTTTGAAAGCAAATTCATCTTATCAGGGAAGCCTCAGTCCAAGATCAAGCTCTTTCAAAGACGGTCCACCTCGaagtttttcttctttaaaaggTGCGGCTGCCAGAGAAAAGTTGAAGCGACGTGGGGATAGCCATCTCTCAGTAGTTGAGAACCTGATGATTGCATTGCCACATGACAATGATGCTACTACCTCTAATCAGTCTGAAAATGAAGAACAGCCTGTGAGTAAGAGTTATCCTATGTCAGCATCAAGTTTTCTTGAATCCCTAGGGAAGTTGTCCATCTCCCCATCTCCAATTTCAGCCTCCCATGCAACTTTCACAAGTCCACCTCTTGTCTCTCCCTACTATTGTTGGTGCCCACAGGGTCCAACTATGCAGTATCCTTCCGTATCTCCACAGCTTGCTACCTCTTCAATTGAATCCCCATTACTTCCGCCACTTTCTTCATTGTTGTCAGCCGCCAGGTCCTCTAGTCTGTTAACTCCAACACCATCTCTGAGTCTGGCTGATGTTCCCTCAATGGATTTTCCTGCTTTGCTGCCAGACCCTTTGATTCGATTGCCAATACCTGGTTCTCAGCAGATCCCAACCTTTACCCCGTTAATGTGCGATCCAATTGTTCATATTCCAGTAATTGATGTTTGCTCTTCAGGTCAAGGCTACCTGGTGAGTGCTGGTCCTGCTATGTCAAGCACCATCCCACCATTGCATCCAAAGCTCGTAAGCCCATTGATTCCTGAAACTGATTCCATGGTAGAGAAGGGCGCGAGAGAGACTCTGCGGCTACTCATTAGTAGTTCAACCCAAGGTAACCCTCAGTTGATGGATGTCTTGCCTGCGATGTTGGCCAGTACCGATGagaaacatggcattcatgtgACTGGAAGCCGGGGACTGTACACTGGATCCAGTGATGTGGATGCTAGCATAGAGACTATTGGCATTGGCTTGGGCTTTGTAAGACATGGTGATGCAAAGGTACTGGGCAGTTGTGATACTGTGTTGGAAGATGGACCTAGTGGTTTGGATGGGTCATGTTATGATGATAATAAAACTCCGAAAGAAGGGGACATTTGA